From the Herpetosiphonaceae bacterium genome, one window contains:
- a CDS encoding DoxX family protein has protein sequence MLALTNTRPATKLTIWAGRILSALAILFLAFDAISKVQHLAPAIEATTRLGYPASLVVTIGLIELACLAVYTIPRTAVLGAVLLTGYLGGAIATQMRAEAALFAVIFPMMIGALIWGGLFLRDARLRALVLLP, from the coding sequence ATGCTCGCTCTCACCAACACGCGGCCTGCCACCAAGCTGACCATCTGGGCTGGACGGATTCTCAGTGCCCTCGCGATTCTGTTTCTGGCCTTCGACGCCATCAGCAAGGTGCAGCACCTTGCACCTGCCATTGAGGCCACCACGCGGCTCGGCTATCCTGCCAGCTTGGTCGTCACCATCGGCCTGATCGAGCTTGCCTGCCTGGCGGTGTACACGATCCCGCGTACCGCTGTACTTGGGGCGGTCTTGCTCACCGGCTACCTCGGCGGTGCCATCGCGACCCAAATGCGTGCCGAGGCAGCGCTGTTTGCGGTTATCTTTCCGATGATGATTGGTGCGCTCATCTGGGGTGGACTGTTCCTGCGTGATGCCCGGCTGCGCGCGCTCGTGCTCCTGCCCTAG